One Streptomyces sp. SAI-135 DNA segment encodes these proteins:
- a CDS encoding WhiB family transcriptional regulator, with the protein MDWRHNAVCREEDPELFFPIGNTGPALLQIEEAKAVCRRCPVMDQCLQWALESGQDSGVWGGLSEDERRAMKRRAARNRARQASA; encoded by the coding sequence ATGGACTGGCGTCACAACGCCGTTTGCCGCGAGGAAGACCCCGAGCTCTTCTTCCCCATCGGCAACACCGGTCCTGCGCTGCTGCAGATCGAGGAAGCCAAGGCCGTCTGCCGTCGCTGCCCCGTTATGGATCAGTGTCTGCAGTGGGCGCTCGAGTCCGGCCAGGACTCCGGCGTCTGGGGTGGTCTCAGCGAGGACGAGCGTCGCGCCATGAAGCGCCGTGCCGCCCGCAACCGGGCCCGTCAGGCCTCCGCCTGA
- a CDS encoding diacylglycerol kinase family protein — protein MRALLVVNPAATTTSARTRDVLIHALASEMKLEAVTTEYRGHARDLGRQAAESKDIDLVVALGGDGTVNEVVNGLLHAGPDPEHLPGLAVVPGGSTNVFARALGLPNDAVEATGALLDALREGRERTVGLGLTSGTPGTEDEAVPGRWFTFNAGLGFDAGVVGRVEQHRERGRKSTHALYVRQALRQFFGEAHRRHGTITVERPDAEPVTDLVLSIVSNTSPWTFLGNHPMYASPKASFDKGLDVLGLSRMTTTAIARYGTQLLTSSPERGPHGKHAVSLHDLDQFTLHSKVPLPLQMDGDHLGLRTSVTFTGVRRALRVIV, from the coding sequence ATGCGTGCACTTCTCGTGGTCAATCCGGCGGCAACCACTACAAGCGCACGTACGCGCGATGTCCTGATCCACGCGCTCGCGAGCGAGATGAAACTCGAAGCGGTCACCACCGAGTACCGCGGCCACGCGCGCGACCTGGGCCGGCAGGCGGCGGAGAGCAAGGACATCGACCTGGTCGTGGCCCTGGGCGGCGACGGCACCGTCAACGAGGTGGTCAACGGCCTCCTGCACGCCGGCCCCGATCCCGAGCACCTGCCCGGCCTCGCCGTGGTTCCCGGCGGCTCCACCAACGTCTTCGCCCGTGCCCTCGGACTGCCCAACGACGCCGTCGAGGCCACCGGTGCCCTCCTGGACGCCCTGCGCGAGGGCAGGGAGCGGACGGTCGGCCTGGGGCTGACCTCGGGCACGCCCGGCACCGAGGACGAAGCCGTGCCGGGACGCTGGTTCACCTTCAACGCGGGACTCGGATTCGACGCCGGTGTGGTCGGCCGCGTGGAGCAGCATCGCGAGCGCGGCCGGAAATCCACACACGCTCTCTACGTCCGCCAGGCCCTGCGCCAGTTCTTCGGCGAGGCGCACCGCCGGCACGGCACGATCACCGTGGAACGTCCGGATGCGGAGCCGGTGACCGATCTGGTCCTTTCCATAGTCTCGAACACCTCTCCGTGGACCTTCCTGGGCAATCACCCGATGTACGCGTCGCCTAAGGCCTCGTTCGATAAAGGCCTCGACGTACTCGGTCTCAGCCGGATGACGACGACCGCGATCGCCCGATATGGCACCCAGTTGCTCACTTCGTCCCCCGAGCGTGGCCCCCATGGCAAGCACGCGGTCTCCCTGCACGACCTGGACCAGTTCACCTTGCATTCGAAGGTGCCTCTGCCCCTCCAGATGGACGGCGACCACCTCGGGCTGCGTACGAGCGTGACGTTCACAGGCGTACGCCGTGCACTGCGTGTGATTGTGTGA
- a CDS encoding RNA polymerase sigma factor SigF, translating to MRDEERGTRELPAEDGHRPPCPSGADSLGDDGPGGSRRMAAGIDGIPEQARPHPEEDVVDTTATGFLDDGQRDRKGAVQGAPPAGPAGVVPVPTEARARGRATGGTMSEHERNAEDGAAGANNTPVPRHDPQDRSGARALFVELRALKDGSPEYAELRNQLVRMHLPLVEHLARRFRNRGEPLDDLTQVATIGLIKSVDRFDPDRGVEFSTYATPTVVGEIKRHFRDKGWAVRVPRRLQELRLALTTATAELSQLHGRSPTVHELAEKLGISEEEVLEGLESANAYSTLSLDVPDTDDESPAVADTLGAEDEALEGVEYRESLKPLLEDLPPREKRILLLRFFGNMTQSQIAQEVGISQMHVSRLLARTLAQLREKLLVEE from the coding sequence GTGCGGGACGAAGAGCGCGGCACACGGGAGCTGCCGGCCGAGGACGGACACCGTCCTCCCTGCCCGAGCGGCGCCGACAGCCTGGGTGACGACGGCCCCGGCGGATCCCGTCGCATGGCGGCCGGCATCGACGGCATCCCCGAGCAGGCCCGGCCTCATCCGGAGGAGGACGTCGTCGACACGACGGCGACCGGCTTCCTGGACGACGGGCAGCGTGATCGGAAGGGTGCCGTGCAGGGTGCGCCTCCGGCAGGGCCGGCCGGGGTCGTCCCTGTGCCGACGGAGGCGAGGGCTCGTGGAAGGGCGACGGGCGGGACGATGAGCGAGCACGAGCGAAACGCAGAGGACGGCGCGGCGGGCGCGAACAACACGCCGGTCCCGCGGCACGATCCACAGGACCGCAGCGGGGCACGCGCCCTTTTCGTCGAGCTGCGGGCGCTGAAGGACGGCAGCCCGGAGTACGCGGAGCTGCGCAACCAGCTGGTCCGGATGCACCTGCCGCTCGTCGAGCACCTCGCGCGCCGCTTCCGCAACCGCGGTGAGCCGCTGGACGACCTCACCCAGGTCGCCACGATCGGCCTGATCAAGTCGGTCGACCGGTTCGACCCGGACCGCGGCGTCGAGTTCTCGACGTACGCGACTCCCACGGTCGTCGGAGAGATCAAGCGCCACTTCCGCGACAAGGGCTGGGCGGTCCGCGTCCCGCGCAGGCTCCAGGAGCTGCGTCTCGCGCTCACCACGGCGACGGCGGAGCTCTCCCAGCTGCACGGCCGCTCCCCCACGGTTCATGAACTGGCCGAGAAGCTGGGCATCTCGGAGGAGGAGGTCCTGGAGGGCCTGGAGTCCGCCAACGCGTACTCCACGCTGTCCCTGGACGTTCCCGACACGGACGACGAGTCCCCGGCGGTGGCGGACACCCTCGGCGCGGAGGACGAGGCGCTGGAGGGCGTGGAGTACCGGGAGTCGCTGAAGCCGCTCCTGGAGGACCTGCCTCCGCGCGAGAAGCGAATCCTTCTCCTCCGCTTCTTCGGCAACATGACCCAGTCGCAGATCGCGCAGGAGGTGGGCATCTCCCAGATGCACGTCTCCCGTCTCCTGGCCCGCACTCTGGCCCAGCTCCGGGAGAAGCTGCTGGTGGAGGAGTAG
- a CDS encoding anti-sigma regulatory factor: MSQIAGEPATQDFVEVRLPAAGAYLSVLRTATAGLAARLDFTLDEIEDLRIAVDEACAILLQQAVPGSVLSCVFRLVDDSLEVTVSAPTTDGHAPSRDTFAWTVLSALAGKVSSAVDEDKTVSISLYKQRGAGPGPA, encoded by the coding sequence GTGTCCCAGATCGCAGGCGAGCCCGCGACCCAGGACTTCGTGGAAGTCCGGCTGCCGGCCGCGGGTGCCTACCTGTCGGTGCTGCGGACGGCCACGGCCGGCCTCGCAGCCCGTTTGGACTTCACCCTCGACGAGATCGAGGACCTGCGCATCGCGGTGGACGAGGCCTGCGCGATCCTGCTCCAGCAGGCCGTGCCCGGCTCGGTGCTCAGCTGTGTCTTCCGGCTCGTCGACGACTCGCTGGAGGTCACCGTCTCGGCCCCGACCACGGACGGTCACGCACCGTCACGGGACACCTTCGCCTGGACCGTTCTCTCGGCCCTCGCGGGCAAGGTCTCGTCGGCCGTGGACGAGGACAAGACCGTTTCGATCAGCCTCTACAAACAGCGCGGCGCGGGACCCGGGCCGGCGTGA
- a CDS encoding UBP-type zinc finger domain-containing protein, whose product MKQCTHADALPHPEPEPLSETCPECLRDGTHPVQLRLCLSCGHVGCCDSSPGQHATKHHKDSDHPIMRTHEPGENWRWCFVDHVLV is encoded by the coding sequence ATGAAACAGTGCACGCACGCCGACGCGCTGCCGCACCCGGAGCCCGAGCCGCTCAGCGAGACGTGCCCGGAGTGCCTGAGGGACGGTACCCACCCGGTACAACTGCGCCTGTGCCTGTCCTGCGGTCACGTCGGCTGCTGCGACTCCTCGCCGGGACAACACGCGACGAAGCACCACAAGGACTCCGACCACCCGATCATGCGGACCCACGAGCCAGGTGAGAACTGGCGTTGGTGCTTCGTCGACCATGTCCTTGTGTGA
- a CDS encoding Na+/H+ antiporter, with amino-acid sequence MDVMPLLLLVAGSAAIAAAARRTPVPAPLLLVAAGLLVSYVPGVPEYTLDPEVVLPLILPPLLHTAATDSSYLDLRAQMRPVALLSVGYVLFATFVVGWAAYQIVPGLSLTGALVLGAVVAPPDAVAATAVARRVGLPSRITTILQGESLVNDATAITAYRVALAAAVGEGATWAGGIGEFLLAAVGGVAVGLVLMVPIHWLRTHLKEPLLQNTLSLLIPFVAYAAAEQFHASGVLAVVVVALFLGHRAWEVDFATRLQEDAVWKMVAFVLESSVFALIGLQLPVVLRGLGEYEGGSAVWYAIAVFLVVVVSRFVWVYPATFLPRMLSARIRGREDNPTWKGPFVIAWAGMRGVVSLAIAFSIPEHLHDGEPFEGRNLILFLTFTTVIGTLVVQGVTLPPLIRMLKLPGRDQQAETLAEANAQAQASRAAERRLDELLSDERNALPPPLADRLRMVLERRRNAVWERLGQSNPLTGETVDDTYRRLSREMIGAERSVFVKLRDLRYIDDEMLRTLLRRLDLEEAAAYREAAE; translated from the coding sequence ATGGACGTGATGCCACTGCTGTTGCTGGTGGCGGGAAGCGCGGCGATCGCCGCGGCCGCCCGGCGCACCCCCGTACCGGCGCCCCTTCTGCTGGTCGCCGCCGGACTGCTGGTCTCCTACGTGCCCGGGGTCCCCGAGTACACGCTCGATCCGGAGGTGGTCCTGCCCCTCATCCTGCCGCCGCTGCTGCACACCGCGGCCACCGACAGCTCCTATCTCGACCTCCGGGCCCAGATGCGGCCCGTGGCGCTGCTGTCGGTGGGATACGTGCTCTTCGCGACCTTCGTCGTCGGCTGGGCGGCGTACCAAATCGTGCCGGGCCTCTCGCTGACCGGGGCGCTCGTTCTGGGTGCGGTGGTGGCGCCGCCGGACGCGGTCGCGGCGACGGCGGTGGCACGCCGCGTGGGGCTGCCCTCGCGGATCACGACCATCCTGCAGGGCGAGTCCCTGGTGAACGACGCCACCGCGATCACCGCCTACCGGGTCGCGCTCGCGGCCGCGGTCGGCGAGGGCGCCACCTGGGCCGGCGGCATCGGCGAGTTCCTGCTCGCCGCGGTCGGCGGGGTCGCGGTCGGCCTGGTGCTGATGGTGCCCATCCACTGGCTGCGCACGCACCTGAAGGAACCGCTGCTCCAGAACACGCTCTCCCTGCTGATCCCGTTCGTCGCCTACGCGGCGGCCGAGCAGTTCCACGCCTCCGGAGTGCTTGCGGTCGTCGTGGTGGCCCTCTTCCTCGGACACCGCGCGTGGGAGGTCGACTTCGCGACGCGCCTCCAGGAGGACGCCGTCTGGAAGATGGTCGCCTTCGTCCTGGAGTCGTCGGTCTTCGCCCTCATCGGGCTGCAACTGCCCGTCGTGCTCAGGGGCCTCGGGGAGTACGAGGGCGGCAGCGCGGTCTGGTACGCGATCGCCGTCTTCCTCGTGGTCGTCGTGTCGAGGTTCGTGTGGGTCTATCCGGCGACCTTCCTGCCGCGCATGCTGTCCGCGCGGATCCGCGGGCGTGAGGACAACCCCACCTGGAAGGGGCCGTTCGTCATCGCCTGGGCCGGGATGCGGGGCGTGGTCTCGCTGGCGATCGCCTTCTCGATCCCGGAGCACCTGCACGACGGCGAGCCGTTCGAGGGGCGCAACCTGATCCTCTTCCTCACCTTCACGACGGTCATCGGCACCCTCGTCGTCCAGGGCGTCACCCTGCCCCCGCTGATCCGCATGCTGAAGCTTCCCGGACGCGACCAGCAGGCCGAGACGCTCGCCGAGGCCAACGCCCAGGCGCAGGCCTCGCGGGCCGCCGAACGGCGCCTGGACGAACTCCTCTCCGACGAGCGCAACGCCCTCCCGCCGCCCCTCGCCGACCGGCTGCGCATGGTCCTGGAGCGCCGCCGCAACGCCGTCTGGGAACGCCTCGGCCAGTCCAACCCCCTCACCGGCGAGACCGTGGACGACACCTACCGCCGGCTGTCCCGGGAGATGATCGGCGCCGAGCGCTCGGTGTTCGTGAAGCTGCGGGACCTGCGCTACATCGACGACGAGATGCTGCGGACCCTGCTGCGCAGACTGGATTTGGAGGAGGCGGCGGCCTATCGGGAGGCGGCCGAGTAG
- a CDS encoding pyridoxal-phosphate dependent enzyme, which produces MTGLDTLRPRLPSPLQELSDPRFARYGLRLLLKRDDLIHPELIGNKWRKLAPNLTAAAGRAVVTFGGAYSNHLRATAAAGRLLGLPTVGVVRGDELAGRPLNPSLTRCAADGMRLHFVDRSTYRRKSEPDDLARVLRAADAEDAYVVPEGGTNALAVRGCRALGEELAGQADVVAIACGTGGTLAGLAAGLAPGQRCLGVPVLKGGFLHRDTESLQHLAFGARRGDWTLDDRFHFGGYARTTPELDAFATDFEDRHGVPVERLYVAKLLYGLVALAEEGAFPRGSTLAAVVTGRPFP; this is translated from the coding sequence GTGACCGGCCTCGACACCCTGCGCCCCCGTCTGCCCTCGCCCTTGCAGGAGCTGTCGGACCCCCGCTTCGCCCGGTACGGCCTGCGCCTCCTCCTCAAGCGCGACGACCTGATCCACCCGGAGCTCATCGGCAACAAGTGGCGCAAGCTCGCGCCGAACCTCACCGCGGCGGCCGGCCGTGCGGTCGTCACCTTCGGCGGCGCGTACTCCAACCATCTGCGCGCCACGGCCGCCGCGGGCCGCCTCCTGGGCCTGCCCACGGTCGGCGTGGTCCGCGGTGACGAACTCGCCGGCCGCCCCCTGAACCCCTCCCTGACCCGGTGCGCGGCCGACGGCATGCGACTGCACTTCGTCGACCGGTCGACGTACCGCCGCAAGTCCGAACCGGACGACCTCGCGCGCGTGCTGCGCGCGGCGGACGCCGAGGACGCGTACGTCGTCCCGGAGGGCGGCACCAACGCGCTCGCGGTACGCGGCTGCCGCGCGCTCGGCGAGGAGCTCGCCGGTCAGGCGGACGTGGTCGCGATCGCCTGCGGCACCGGCGGCACCCTGGCGGGCCTCGCGGCCGGACTCGCCCCCGGCCAGCGCTGCCTGGGCGTTCCCGTCCTCAAGGGCGGCTTCCTGCACCGCGACACAGAGTCCCTGCAACACCTCGCCTTCGGCGCCCGCCGCGGCGACTGGACACTCGACGACCGCTTCCACTTCGGCGGCTACGCCCGCACCACACCCGAACTGGACGCCTTCGCAACGGACTTCGAGGACCGCCACGGCGTCCCCGTGGAACGTCTCTATGTCGCCAAGTTGCTCTATGGACTGGTCGCCCTCGCCGAGGAGGGCGCCTTCCCGCGCGGGTCGACGCTCGCGGCGGTGGTCACGGGCCGCCCCTTCCCCTGA
- a CDS encoding N-acetylmuramoyl-L-alanine amidase, producing the protein MASPMSAGRFLAVLRAEGATVVEVGDWEHHNRNHVGAWGPVHGVMIHHTVTKGAAATVELCRKGYTGLPGPLCHGVITKDGTVHLVGYGRANHAGLGDDDVLRAVIAEKALPLDNEANTDGNRHFYGFECENLGDGEDPWPAAQLTAIERVSAAVCRHHGWTERSVIGHLEWQPGKVDPRGFTMAWLRGRIRERLK; encoded by the coding sequence ATGGCCTCACCCATGTCCGCGGGCAGATTCCTGGCCGTGCTGCGGGCGGAGGGCGCCACCGTCGTCGAGGTCGGCGACTGGGAGCACCACAACCGCAACCACGTCGGCGCCTGGGGCCCGGTGCACGGCGTGATGATCCACCACACGGTGACCAAGGGCGCCGCGGCGACGGTGGAGCTGTGCCGCAAGGGCTACACCGGCCTGCCCGGCCCGCTGTGCCACGGGGTCATCACCAAGGACGGCACCGTCCACCTGGTCGGTTACGGCCGCGCCAACCACGCAGGTCTCGGCGACGACGACGTCCTGCGCGCGGTCATCGCGGAGAAGGCGCTCCCCCTCGACAACGAGGCCAACACCGACGGCAACCGCCACTTCTACGGCTTCGAGTGCGAGAACCTCGGTGACGGCGAGGATCCCTGGCCCGCGGCCCAGCTCACGGCGATCGAGCGGGTCTCCGCGGCGGTGTGCCGCCACCACGGCTGGACGGAACGGTCGGTCATCGGCCATCTGGAGTGGCAGCCGGGCAAGGTGGACCCGCGGGGCTTCACGATGGCCTGGCTGCGGGGCCGGATCCGGGAGCGCCTGAAGTGA
- a CDS encoding family 2B encapsulin nanocompartment shell protein, translating into MSVGEEVRTEQDRPQQSLGTAAARNLATTTKSAPQMQEISSRWLLRMLPWVNVQGGTYRVNRRLSYAVGDGRVTFVKTGDRVEVIPDELRELPALRSYEDDEVLSELARRCQQREFTPGSVIASFGAQADEVYLLAHGRVEKVGTGPYGDDAVLGVLADGAYFGDQALLDPDAIWEYTARAATACTVLVLPRQDVDQVAERAEALREHLREQRAIPSQRTNKYGEKEIDLAAGHEGEPDIPHTFVDYDARPREYELSIAQTVLRIHTRVADLYNQPMNQTEQQIRLTVEALKERQEHELVNNREFGLLNNCEYDQRLQPHDGVPSPDDLDELLSRRRGTKLLLAHPRAISAIGRELNKRGLVPETIDVGGNRIPTWRGVPIYPCNKIPVTPERTTSIIAMRTGEADQGVIGLQQAGIPDEIEPSLSVRFMGINEQSIIKYLVTAYYSAAVLVPDALGVLENVEIGRWR; encoded by the coding sequence ATGTCGGTAGGCGAAGAGGTCCGCACCGAGCAGGACCGGCCGCAGCAGAGCCTCGGCACGGCGGCCGCGCGGAACCTGGCCACCACCACCAAGTCCGCACCCCAGATGCAGGAGATCAGCTCCCGCTGGCTGCTGCGCATGCTGCCCTGGGTGAACGTCCAGGGCGGTACGTACCGGGTCAACCGACGCCTGAGCTACGCCGTGGGCGACGGCCGGGTGACCTTCGTCAAGACCGGGGACCGGGTCGAGGTGATCCCGGACGAGCTGCGCGAGCTGCCGGCCCTCAGGTCGTACGAGGACGACGAAGTGCTCTCCGAGCTCGCCCGGCGCTGCCAGCAGCGGGAGTTCACCCCGGGTTCGGTGATCGCCTCCTTCGGTGCCCAGGCCGACGAGGTGTACCTGCTGGCGCACGGCAGGGTGGAGAAGGTCGGCACCGGGCCCTACGGCGACGACGCGGTGCTCGGAGTCCTCGCCGACGGCGCCTACTTCGGCGACCAGGCGCTCCTGGACCCGGACGCCATCTGGGAGTACACCGCCCGCGCGGCCACCGCCTGCACGGTCCTCGTGCTGCCCCGCCAGGACGTCGACCAGGTGGCGGAGCGTGCCGAAGCCCTGCGCGAGCACCTCCGCGAGCAGCGCGCGATCCCCTCGCAGCGCACCAACAAGTACGGCGAGAAGGAGATCGACCTCGCGGCGGGCCACGAGGGCGAGCCCGACATCCCGCACACCTTCGTCGACTACGACGCCCGGCCCCGCGAGTACGAACTGAGCATCGCCCAGACCGTGCTGCGCATCCACACGCGGGTGGCCGACCTCTACAACCAGCCGATGAACCAGACGGAACAGCAGATCCGGCTGACCGTCGAGGCACTCAAGGAGCGCCAGGAGCACGAGCTCGTCAACAACCGTGAGTTCGGCCTGCTGAACAACTGCGAGTACGACCAGCGGCTCCAGCCGCACGACGGTGTGCCCAGCCCGGACGACCTCGACGAGCTGCTCAGCCGCCGCCGGGGCACCAAGCTGCTGCTCGCCCACCCGCGCGCGATCTCCGCGATCGGCCGTGAGCTCAACAAGCGCGGGCTGGTCCCCGAGACCATCGACGTGGGCGGCAACCGCATCCCCACCTGGCGCGGGGTGCCGATCTACCCGTGCAACAAGATCCCGGTCACCCCGGAGCGGACCACCTCGATCATCGCCATGCGTACCGGTGAGGCCGACCAGGGGGTCATCGGCCTCCAGCAGGCCGGTATCCCCGACGAGATCGAGCCGAGTCTGTCGGTGCGGTTCATGGGCATCAACGAACAGTCGATCATCAAGTACCTGGTGACGGCCTACTACTCGGCGGCCGTGCTGGTGCCGGACGCGCTCGGGGTCCTGGAGAACGTCGAGATCGGCCGCTGGAGGTGA
- a CDS encoding family 2 encapsulin nanocompartment cargo protein polyprenyl transferase: MAEFTTGTRAPAAQRTEAATAGGTAAPATRSTEVPAARGTEAPAAGRTGGGGPAGDAGLLAGPEVRSLDGPEADSLDGPEADPFDGHEAAVILERVRASVDPELRSAVESLPGALRRIALYHFGWEHTDGTPAAGNAGKAIRPALVLTAASALGGERARAAAVRAAVAVELVHNFTLLHDDVMDRDTTRRHRPTAWTVFGDADAILAGDALQALALRLLAEDPHPAAGAAVARLAACVVELCEGQHEDTAMQGLGPGAVTLDQVLVMAEAKTGALLGCACALGALYAGACAEDVEAMDAFGREAGLAFQLIDDVIGIWGDPSRTGKPAGADLAARKKSLPVVAALTSGTPAAAELADLYAAPYAGEDLARTALAVEEAGGRDWAQVQAADRMARAMDQLARAVPDPEAAGGLLALAEFVTRRSA; this comes from the coding sequence ATGGCCGAGTTCACGACGGGCACACGGGCACCGGCGGCACAGAGGACGGAGGCGGCGACCGCCGGGGGGACGGCGGCACCGGCCACCAGAAGTACGGAGGTGCCGGCCGCCAGGGGGACGGAGGCACCGGCGGCCGGGCGCACCGGGGGCGGGGGGCCGGCCGGGGACGCGGGCCTGCTCGCCGGACCCGAGGTGCGCTCCCTCGACGGACCCGAGGCGGACTCCCTCGACGGACCCGAGGCGGACCCCTTCGACGGGCACGAGGCCGCGGTGATCCTGGAGCGGGTCCGGGCGTCGGTCGATCCCGAGCTGCGGTCCGCGGTGGAGTCGCTGCCCGGTGCCCTGCGCCGGATCGCGCTCTACCACTTCGGCTGGGAGCACACCGACGGCACTCCGGCGGCGGGCAACGCGGGCAAGGCGATACGGCCCGCGCTCGTCCTCACCGCGGCCTCCGCCCTCGGCGGGGAGCGGGCGCGGGCGGCGGCCGTCCGTGCGGCCGTGGCGGTGGAGCTGGTCCACAACTTCACGCTGCTGCACGACGACGTGATGGACCGCGACACCACCCGCCGGCACCGCCCCACCGCGTGGACCGTGTTCGGCGACGCCGACGCGATCCTGGCCGGGGACGCCCTCCAGGCGCTGGCGCTCCGGCTGCTGGCCGAGGACCCCCACCCGGCGGCGGGAGCGGCCGTGGCCCGGCTCGCGGCCTGTGTCGTCGAGCTGTGCGAGGGCCAGCACGAGGACACCGCCATGCAGGGCCTCGGCCCCGGCGCGGTGACCCTCGACCAGGTGCTGGTGATGGCCGAGGCCAAGACGGGGGCGCTGCTGGGGTGTGCCTGTGCGCTCGGCGCGCTCTACGCGGGCGCGTGCGCCGAGGACGTCGAGGCGATGGACGCCTTCGGCCGGGAGGCCGGCCTCGCCTTCCAGCTCATCGACGACGTGATCGGCATATGGGGGGACCCGAGCCGCACCGGCAAACCGGCCGGCGCAGACCTCGCCGCCCGTAAGAAGTCCCTCCCGGTGGTCGCCGCGCTCACCTCCGGCACACCCGCGGCAGCGGAACTGGCCGACCTGTACGCAGCGCCGTACGCGGGAGAGGACCTGGCGCGTACGGCACTCGCGGTCGAGGAGGCCGGGGGCCGTGACTGGGCGCAGGTGCAGGCGGCCGACCGGATGGCGAGGGCGATGGACCAGCTGGCCCGTGCGGTGCCCGATCCGGAGGCGGCGGGGGGACTGCTCGCCCTCGCGGAGTTCGTGACGCGGCGCAGCGCCTGA
- a CDS encoding GNAT family N-acetyltransferase yields MGVAIRTAGADDRELVTRLLDSAFQDDPVSGWIFPGEEYRRTTHPRLMAAFVDIVLAEGRVDVTEEGTACALWLPVPADGGEEHDGEDEFAALREALDPGNERIELIGRLTAEVHPAERAHEYLWMIGVAPERQGEGLGTALIGSVLERCDREGTPAYLEASSARSRGLYERLGFELVDRPLTLPDGPRMWPMWREPRASR; encoded by the coding sequence ATGGGCGTGGCGATACGGACGGCCGGCGCGGACGATCGCGAGCTGGTGACGCGGTTGCTGGACTCGGCCTTCCAGGACGATCCGGTCAGCGGGTGGATCTTCCCGGGGGAGGAGTACCGCCGGACGACGCATCCCCGGCTGATGGCCGCGTTCGTGGACATCGTGCTGGCCGAGGGGCGGGTGGACGTCACGGAGGAGGGCACCGCGTGCGCGTTGTGGCTGCCGGTTCCCGCGGACGGGGGTGAGGAGCACGACGGCGAGGACGAGTTCGCCGCCCTGCGGGAGGCCCTCGATCCGGGCAATGAGCGCATCGAGCTGATCGGACGGCTCACGGCCGAGGTGCATCCGGCCGAGCGAGCCCATGAGTACCTGTGGATGATCGGGGTGGCCCCCGAGCGGCAGGGGGAGGGGCTCGGCACCGCGCTCATCGGATCGGTCCTGGAGCGGTGCGACCGGGAGGGGACGCCGGCCTATCTGGAGGCGAGCAGCGCGCGAAGCCGTGGGCTGTACGAGCGCCTCGGATTCGAACTCGTGGACCGGCCCCTCACCTTGCCCGACGGCCCCCGGATGTGGCCGATGTGGCGCGAGCCGCGCGCCTCGCGCTAG